In the genome of Aspergillus luchuensis IFO 4308 DNA, chromosome 2, nearly complete sequence, one region contains:
- the ALG7 gene encoding UDP-N-acetylglucosamine--dolichyl-phosphate N-acetylglucosaminephosphotransferase (BUSCO:EOG09262QS5;~COG:G;~EggNog:ENOG410PG65;~InterPro:IPR033895,IPR000715;~PFAM:PF00953;~TransMembrane:9 (n17-29c34/35o44-65i86-107o143-162i174-195o215-235i247-265o277-298i310-334o430-448i);~go_component: GO:0016021 - integral component of membrane [Evidence IEA];~go_function: GO:0003975 - UDP-N-acetylglucosamine-dolichyl-phosphate N-acetylglucosaminephosphotransferase activity [Evidence IEA];~go_function: GO:0008963 - phospho-N-acetylmuramoyl-pentapeptide-transferase activity [Evidence IEA];~go_process: GO:0006487 - protein N-linked glycosylation [Evidence IEA];~go_process: GO:0006488 - dolichol-linked oligosaccharide biosynthetic process [Evidence IEA]), producing the protein MAAANSSSLSRQETWRLFALVGACVGILLNTFQGDGAPLVASLAFSGIAFAVTFSMIRWLVPVFLKAGLKGRDMAKPRRPEIPETMGAVCAIVYLLALIFFIPFAFYKDIVAATSGGGNRDVVIEVEHVETGRMLHRFPHGKLASYLSGLLSLQCIVILGIGDDLLDIRWRHKVLIPAFGAIPMLIVYFVDFGVTQVVVPVPLQPYLGSTIDLGWLYYAYMAAVAIFCPNSINMLAGINGVEVAQSLVIAVLLIANDVLYLAPITPYPHPATDSHLFSLYFLLPFVGVSAALLCHNWYPSKVFVGDTYCYFAGMVFAVVGILGHFSKTLLLLFIPQIFNFLYSTPQLFNLIPCPRHRLPKFNSVTGLLDASVTEWTVPPSPLVATALNLLHTLRLVRVTKNEQGQIVESTNLTILNLWLVWAGPMKENQLAWSMVAVQTFCGLAGLFVRHRLALLVFREDNLAFGSSV; encoded by the exons atggcagcagcaaatTCAAGCTCTCTTTCTCGCCAGGAGACCTGGCGGCTCTTCGCCTTGGTGGGAGCCTGCGTCGGCATCCTTCTGAATACTTTCCAAGGCGATGGCGCGCCCTTGGTAGCTTCGCTCGCGTTTAGCGGTATCGCTTTCGCAGTCACATTTAGTATGATTCGATGGCTCGTACCAGTGTTCTTGAAGGCGGGCCTGAAAGGGCGAGATATGGCGAAACCCAGAAGACCCGAAAT ACCCGAAACAATGGGAGCCGTTTGTGCTATTGTCTATCTCCTTGCTCTGATATTCTTCATCCCCTTTGCCTTTTACAAGGATATAGTGGCTGCCACCTCAGGTGGAGGCAACCGAGATGTCGTAATCGAGGTAGAACACGTTGAGACTGGCCGGATGCTACACCGGTTTCCGCATGGGAAG CTTGCATCCTATCTTTCCGGTCTTCTTTCATTGCAATGTATCGTCATTCTCGGAATTGGCGACGACCTACTTGATATCCGATGGAGACACAAAGTCCTCATTCCCGCCTTTGGCGCTATTCCGATGCTTATAGTATACTTTGTGGACTTTGGGGTTACGCAAGTCGTCGTGCCAGTGCCGCTGCAGCCCTATCTGGGCTCCACTATCGACCTCGGCTGGTTGTACTATGCCTACATGGCGGCCGTGGCCATCTTCTGCCCCAACTCTATCAACATGCTGGCCGGAATTAACGGAGTTGAAGTGGCCCAGTCTCTGGTGATAGCGGTTCTGTTGATAGCAAACGATGTCCTATATCTTGCACCCATTACACCATACCCACATCCGGCAACGGACTCCCATCTGTTCTCTCTATACTTCTTGTTGCCTTTTGTTGGAGTGTCCGCGGCCCTCTTGTGCCATAACTGGTACCCATCAAAAGTTTTTGTGGGAGATACCTATTGCTACTTTGCGGGTATGGTGTTTGCCGTCGTTGGCATCTTGGGTCACTTCAGCAAGACgctcctgcttctcttcatcccgcagatcttcaacttcctgtATTCAACGCCACAACTCTTTAACTTGATTCCTTGCCCGCGCCATCGGTTGCCCAAGTTCAATTCAGTCACCGGACTGTTGGATGCATCGGTGACCGAATGGACCGTCCCGCCATCGCCATTGGTGGCTACTGCGTTAAACCTGCTGCACACATTACGGCTGGTGCGTGTCACTAAGAACGAACAGGGCCAGATTGTCGAGTCGACaaacctcaccatcctcaaccTGTGGCTCGTATGGGCTGGGCCGATGAAGGAGAACCAACTGGCGTGGAGTATGGTGGCTGTACAGACATTTTGCGGCCTTGCAGGTCTGTTTGTGAGGCACCGCCTCGCACTGCTGGTGTTCCGAGAAGATAATCTGGCATTCGGGAGTTCCGTATAG
- a CDS encoding nuclear transport factor 2 family protein (COG:S;~EggNog:ENOG410PP0S;~InterPro:IPR037401,IPR032710;~PFAM:PF13577), whose protein sequence is MVVNITAEDPQPTIHSHINGTTEEILDRLCVTELLKGWPVYRDASEWAHYRNCFAEQAYIFTTWSGGMPIDDFIEVSKKGRRNGDHIMHRENGTLVELNSKTGRAVGKMKATITQRFSFDGIEFDVECDCRFIMWCQKDPAGWKVHYKRLFYEKDKIMPVDGKHVPDFSEEELKPYPYGYRYLGASQARLGHKIKLDLPTMEDNDKFRGMYEAMEKWLRGEDIKETLGIPV, encoded by the exons ATGGTCGTTAACATCACCGCCGAAGATCCTCAACCTACCATCCACAGCCACATCAATGGCACTACGGAAGAGATCCTGGATCGCCTTTGTGTCACCGAGCTCCTAAAGGGATGGCCAGTATACCGAGATGCCTCGGAATGGGCCCACTACCGAAACTGTTTCGCTGAACAGGCTTACATCTTTACCA CATGGAGCGGCGGCATGCCCATCGACGATTTCATCGAAGTCTCCAAGAAGGGCCGTCGAAACGGCGACCATATCATGCACCGCGAAAACGGCACGCTCGTCGAGCTGAACTCTAAGACAGGCCGTGCTGTCGGAAAAATGAAAGCCACTATCACCCAGCGCTTCTCATTTGATGGCATTGAGTTTGATGTTGAATGTGACTGCCGCTTTATTATGTGGTGCCAGAAGGATCCAGCCGGGTGGAAGGTCCACTACAAGCGCTTGTTCTACGAGAAGGATAAGATCATGCCCGTGGATGGCAAGCATGTGCCTGATTTttcggaggaggagctcAAGCCGTATCCGTATGGATATAGGTATCTGGGTGCTTCTCAGGCGAGATTAGGGCATAAGATTAAGTTGGATTTGCCGACGATGGAGGATAATGATAAATTCCGGGGCATGTATGAGGCTATGGAGAAGTGGTTGAGGGGAGAGGATATTAAGGAGACTTTGGGGATTCCTGTGTAG
- the luA gene encoding 3-isopropylmalate dehydratase LEU1 (BUSCO:EOG09260SL3;~COG:E;~EggNog:ENOG410PH7V;~InterPro:IPR004431,IPR004430,IPR033941,IPR033940, IPR001030,IPR012235,IPR018136,IPR036008,IPR015931, IPR015928,IPR000573;~PFAM:PF00330,PF00694;~go_component: GO:0009316 - 3-isopropylmalate dehydratase complex [Evidence IEA];~go_function: GO:0003861 - 3-isopropylmalate dehydratase activity [Evidence IEA];~go_function: GO:0051539 - 4 iron, 4 sulfur cluster binding [Evidence IEA];~go_process: GO:0009098 - leucine biosynthetic process [Evidence IEA]) — protein sequence MPGADRKPKTLYDKVLDHHIVNEQEDGTLLIYIDRHLVHEVTSPQAFEGLKNAGRKVRRPDCTLVTVDHNIPTSSRKNFKNVDEFIKENDSRLQCSTLEENVKDFGLTYFGMGDKRQGIVHIIGPEQGFTLPGTTVVCGDSHTSTHGAFGALAFGIGTSEVEHVLATQTLITRRSKNMRIQVDGELPAGVTSKDVVLHIIGVIGTAGGTGAVIEFCGSVIRSLSMEARMSMCNMSIEAGARAGMIAPDQITFDYLKGRPLAPKADSPEWTRAVNFWSSLASDEDAVYDKTVIIDGKDIIPTVSWGTSPQDVIPINGVVPGPDDFEDENRKLACKRALEYMGLTAGTPMKDITVDKVFIGSCTNARIEDLRAAAKVVRGKKIASNIKRAMVVPGSGLVKQQAESEGLDKIFTDAGFEWREAGCSMCLGMNPDILSPQERCASTSNRNFEGRQGYGGRTHLMSPAMAASAAIVGKLADVREHLTSSPVLGKVQPKIDVQEQLHEEPTTEDEVERIMDLPADNEPHTNSSATATSSAGLPKFTTLKGIAAPMDRSNVDTDAIIPKQFLKTIKRTGLGSALFYELRYKDGVEDPSFILNQGIYRNSKILVVTGPNFGCGSSREHAPWALLDFGIKCIIAPSFADIFFNNTFKNGMLPVVISDEAVLAKIAAEAHAGREVEVDLVNQQIKDAAGNKLADFDVDGFRKHCLINGLDDIGLTLQMESKIKNFENKRTIETPWLDGSGYLKRGNRGGATMVQAAPVPKTNRGDVKSEPLEW from the exons ATGCCCGGCGCTGATAGGAAACCCAAGACCTTGTATGACAAGGTCCTGGACCACCACATTGTCAACGAGCAGGAAGATGGGACTCTCCTGATCTACATTGACAGACACCTTGTCCACGAAGTCACATCTCCCCAGGCCTTTGAGGGTCTCAAGAATGCTGGTCGCAAAGTCCGCCGGCCGGACTGCACTCTGGTGACCGTTGACCAC AATatccccacctcctcccgcaAAAACTTCAAGAACGTTGATGAGTTCATCAAAGAGAACGACTCCCGTCTGCAATGCAGCACCCTCGAAGAGAACGTCAAGGACTTCGGTCTCACATACTTTGGCATGGGCGACAAGCGTCAGGGTATCGTCCACATCATCGGTCCCGAGCAGGGTTTCACCCTCCCCGGTACCACCGTCGTCTGCGGTGACAGTCACACCTCTACACACGGTGCCTTTGGTGCCCTTGCCTTCGGTATCGGTACCAGTGAGGTCGAGCACGTTCTCGCCACTCAGACCCTCATCACCCGTCGCAGCAAGAACATGCGCATCCAGGTCGATGGCGAGCTGCCCGCCGGTGTCACCAGTAAGGATGTTGTCCTCCACATCATCGGTGTCATTGGTACCGCCGGAGGTACCGGTGCCGTTATCGAGTTCTGTGGTTCCGTCATTCGCAGCCTGAGCATGGAGGCCCGTATGTCCATGTGCAACATGTCCATCGAAGCTGGTGCCCGTGCCGGTATGATCGCTCCCGATCAGATCACCTTCGACTACCTGAAGGGCCGTCCTCTCGCTCCCAAGGCCGACAGTCCCGAATGGACCAGGGCCGTCAACTTCTGGTCCAGCCTCGCCTCTGACGAAGATGCCGTCTACGACAAGaccgtcatcatcgacggcaaggacatcatccccaccGTCTCCTGGGGTACCTCCCCCCAGGACGTCATCCCCATCAACGGCGTCGTTCCCGGCCCCGATGACTTCGAGGATGAGAACCGCAAGCTTGCCTGCAAGCGCGCTCTTGAATACATGGGCCTGACCGCCGGCACCCCCATGAAGGACATCACGGTCGACAAGGTCTTCATTGGTTCTTGCACCAACGCCCGTATCGAGGATCTCCGCGCCGCCGCCAAGGTTGTTCGCGGCAAGAAGATTGCCTCCAACATCAAGCGTGCCATGGTCGTTCCCGGCTCCGGTCTTGTCAAACAGCAGGCCGAGTCCGAAGGCCTCGACAAGATTTTCACTGACGCCGGCTTCGAATGGCGTGAGGCTGGTTGCTCCATGTGCCTGGGCATGAACCCCGACATTCTCTCCCCCCAGGAACGCTGCGCCAGTACCTCCAACCGTAACTTCGAAGGTCGTCAGGGTTACGGCGGTCGCACCCACCTGATGTCCCCCGCCATggctgcctccgccgccatcgTCGGCAAGCTGGCTGACGTGCGCGAGCACCTCACCTCCAGCCCTGTCCTCGGCAAGGTGCAGCCCAAGATCGACGTGCAAGAACAGCTGCACGAAGAGCCCACCACCGAAGATGAAGTCGAGCGCATCATGGACCTCCCCGCCGACAACGAACCCCACACCAACTCTTccgccaccgccacctcctccgccggccTCCCCAAGTTCACCACCCTGAAGGGCATCGCCGCCCCGATGGACCGCTCCAACGTCGACACCGacgccatcatccccaagcaATTCCTCAAGACCATCAAGCGCACCGGTCTCGGCAGCGCCCTGTTCTACGAGCTCCGCTACAAGGACGGCGTCGAGGACCCCTCCTTCATCCTGAACCAAGGCATCTACCGCAACTCGAAGATCCTCGTCGTCACCGGCCCCAACTTTGGCTGTGGTAGTTCCCGTGAACACGCCCCCTGGGCCCTCCTCGACTTCGGCATCAAGTGCATCATCGCCCCCTCCTTCGCCGatatcttcttcaacaacacctTCAAGAACGGCATGCTGCCCGTCGTCATCAGCGACGAGGCCGTCCTGGCCAAGATCGCCGCTGAGGCCCACGCCGGTCGCGAAGTCGAGGTCGACCTGGTCAACCAGCAGATCAAGGACGCCGCCGGTAACAAGCTCGCCGACTTTGATGTCGATGGCTTCCGCAAGCACTGCCTGATCAACGGTCTCGATGACATTGGTCTGACTCTGCAGATGGAGTCCAAGATCAAGAACTTCGAGAACAAGAGAACCATCGAGACCCCTTGGTTGGATGGCAGTGGTTACTTGAAGCGGGGTAACCGTGGCGGTGCTACTATGGTGCAGGCGGCGCCAGTGCCCAAGACCAACAGGGGCGATGTTAAGTCTGAGCCTTTGGAGTGGTAG
- a CDS encoding putative proline permease (COG:E;~EggNog:ENOG410Q1C6;~InterPro:IPR004841;~PFAM:PF13520,PF00324;~TransMembrane:11 (n2-13c20/21o30-50i80-101o107-124i136-159o179-205i233-252o272-291i329-349o361-381i401-423o443-461i);~go_component: GO:0016020 - membrane [Evidence IEA];~go_process: GO:0055085 - transmembrane transport [Evidence IEA]) has protein sequence MALIPTFGTGLFIGAGQALAAGGPASLLGSYVLVFLLSYCLTTAIAEIAAHRPALNGTMVAHSYEYGSNHLGFSLGYLRWYSLAMMVPFEITTAMVNLSLWTPEPSMAIRIAMVAVLILLFNMLPQRAFQRTETFFTGLKIITTAGLTICSLFLAIRGIPGTPIRGFRYWHEPGPMNEYLIPGGGGRFLGFLQCFLYSVISFTLTPEITVQRAERSNTEGGPSILSMARTDSGYLFALYILSAFMMTFVSPFDEPQLTNYGTGAGSSPFVVGFVRAGIPALRILVTVLIFLSSVASGRSFLYISSRTLYTLAESGHAPAMLTRCNRYQVPYVAILTSALFSLFAFLSLAESSSALFNSLMYFITTSGSISWLCSSIIYLRFRRKTEEQGFIRVHQSRIQPYGVYAGILGCTLLPIANALVLAFPPPSSEELPVQSWSQLRMRNAIPVYLGILSFLSLYFGHQVRTAILQRKFKLEDGTTSRRSWWRMFGLERDGPSTSAPVSSPPGP, from the coding sequence ATGGCTCTTATTCCCACCTTTGGAACCGGCCTCTTCATTGGGGCCGGCCAAGCTCTGGCTGCCGGTGGTCCAGCATCATTACTTGGCTCATATGTACTGGTTTTCTTGTTATCTTACTGCTTGACAACAGCCATTGCAGAGATTGCGGCCCACCGACCTGCGCTCAACGGTACCATGGTGGCTCACAGCTATGAATATGGCTCCAACCATCTAGGGTTTTCTCTAGGCTACCTTAGATGGTACTCCTTGGCAATGATGGTCCCCTTCGAGATCACCACTGCCATGGTCAATCTCAGTTTGTGGACACCTGAGCCTAGCATGGCGATCCGAATTGCAATGGTCGCAGTCCTGATCCTTCTATTCAATATGCTCCCCCAGCGGGCTTTCCAACGGACAGAGACTTTTTTCACGGGATTAAAGATCATCACTACTGCGGGGCTGACAATTTGCTCGCTATTCCTAGCAATCCGAGGTATCCCAGGGACACCGATACGAGGATTTCGTTACTGGCACGAACCTGGCCCGATGAACGAGTATCTCATTCCCGGCGGTGGAGGGCGTTTCCTTGGCTTCCTACAATGCTTTCTATACAGCGTGATTTCTTTCACCCTGACACCAGAAATTACTGTTCAGAGGGCTGAGCGTTCCAACACGGAAGGAGGTCCTAGCATCCTGAGCATGGCCCGAACGGACAGTGGCTATCTCTTTGCCCTCTACATTCTCAGCGCGTTCATGATGACCTTCGTTAGTCCATTTGATGAGCCTCAATTGACCAACTATGGCACGGGCGCTGGCTCATCGCCCTTCGTCGTGGGCTTTGTACGCGCGGGCATCCCCGCGTTACGGATTCTGGTGACCGTGTTGATATTCCTTTCATCGGTCGCCTCTGGACGCTCTTTTCTCTACATATCTTCTCGCACACTCTACACCTTGGCCGAATCTGGACATGCTCCAGCAATGCTTACTAGATGCAACCGGTATCAAGTGCCCTATGTGGCCATATTGACATCTGCGCTGTTCTCATTGTTTGCTTTCCTGTCGCTAGCCGAGTCTAGCTCGGCCCTTTTTAATTCACTCATGTACTTCATCACTACGTCGGGATCCATCTCATGGCTTTGCTCTAGTATCATTTACCTACGGTTCCGGAGGAAGACCGAGGAACAGGGCTTTATTCGAGTCCACCAGTCCCGCATCCAGCCCTATGGAGTATACGCTGGGATCCTAGGCTGCACCTTGCTGCCCATTGCCAATGCACTTGTTCTTGCGTTCCCTCCGCCATCGTCCGAGGAACTCCCGGTCCAGTCCTGGTCACAATTGAGAATGAGAAACGCTATTCCTGTGTACCTTGGGATCTTGTCGTTCCTCTCGCTCTATTTCGGTCACCAAGTGAGAACTGCCATTTTACAACGGAAGTTCAAGTTGGAGGATGGGACGACCAGTCGTCGAAGCTGGTGGAGAATGTTTGGGCTGGAGCGCGACGGACCGTCAACCAGTGCCCCGGTCTCGAGTCCCCCGGGACCTTAA
- a CDS encoding putative PHD finger and SET domain protein (COG:E;~EggNog:ENOG410PKXG;~InterPro:IPR011011,IPR001214,IPR013083;~go_function: GO:0005515 - protein binding [Evidence IEA]) encodes MTDTSPVAITHPTTEPPAVTAPLNSPIVNGAVSDSVAPDEEEPYTIKCICAFEDDDGNTVFCEGCETWQHIECYYHGRDVPEVHNCVECEPRALDGRRATERQRRLREQNDGGDRKAKRSGAKSHKKKVKEHGGDQVNGFHHRSESSARDQPLAKKVKTNHRSSGSVSSVSNAPNLPSDARKRAAPSMSPTKASGPSIPLYSHEFLHLYDQGKDYANIDSNLFVNLHLAADFAAWVTEPEAVTRITNGRSPKEIFTWSGATLDRSRWPTLSTETITDSSIEVEGQHPTWKILKTRDRVGKDEIVGEITGKLGFLRDYCLDPSNRWQELRHPEPFVFFHPQLPIYIDSRHEGSVLRYVRRSCRPNVTMKTYITNQVEYHFCFVAKEDIAADSEITAMWYLDPQLFESTNGIVKQEASDSTHDAPAICISNVLAHFGGCACVPPANCLLSSVDRRRHPKLMDANAKQPSAKRKKTKPKANISPPATTSRAGSETTKNLDEDDQADSRSASGSIRGQTRSRDLTPTLQTPTEAFLLGESELSARDKRKIAAAEKKFQQLEQDQASHRKKKRASGQSSHAPRERQSYSPPSGGPVGSLSGMRHSSPRKTSGSHSTPGRSPLGRSHYVDSAIQTEPDASDGVVSPSLPSPRRPCFVPLTQRLLKRCYSDRIKLEQSSPSPVTPRTSLLEHSDSSPTSTSPHEAAPLTATTPSISADIQDTEMRDVDSPVETSPSHSVTHLDASPLSGRGSVKPPVPPPWPSTAAHNARIPSNIVHKQRNTSLRVPLPPATLPPPPSATSPGSTAPSVLSSPSTDVTSQPHIPTTPVSGVAGPSPVKKKLSLGDYLIRRGTMTTPTSEKTQAQATAMLPPTPPVPPPTSRDGAAAGHNSSAAAKATGDEVPKPEREPQDVSMKDIPGATQTSHIPSAT; translated from the coding sequence ATGACAGATACCTCCCCAGTCGCCATCACGCATCCAACCACGGAGCCCCCTGCGGTCACCGCCCCTCTGAACTCGCCCATCGTAAACGGCGCTGTTTCTGACTCGGTCGCCcctgacgaagaagagccgtATACCATCAAGTGCATCTGCGCtttcgaggatgacgatggtaATACGGTCTTCTGCGAAGGGTGCGAAACCTGGCAGCATATCGAATGCTACTATCATGGCCGAGATGTGCCAGAAGTCCATAACTGCGTTGAATGCGAGCCGCGTGCCCTCGATGGCCGGCGCGCTACGGAACGACAGAGGCGTCTCAGAGAACAGAACGACGGCGGTGACCGGAAAGCGAAACGGTCCGGTGCGAAGAGTCataagaagaaggtcaaggagcACGGTGGTGATCAGGTAAACGGCTTCCATCACCGGTCGGAATCCAGCGCCCGGGATCAGCCCCTTGCGAAGAAGGTCAAAACCAATCATCGTTCCTCGGGGTCGGTAAGCTCCGTGTCTAATGCACCCAACTTACCTTCTGATGCGCGCAAGCGGGCAGCACCCTCCATGAGCCCGACCAAGGCATCAGggccttccattcctttaTATTCGCACGAGTTCCTTCATCTTTATGATCAGGGGAAAGACTATGCCAACATAGACAGCAACCTGTTTGTGAATCTGCATCTTGCAGCGGACTTTGCTGCCTGGGTCACGGAGCCGGAGGCTGTTACCCGCATCACAAATGGGCGCTCCCCAAAAGAAATCTTCACGTGGTCTGGTGCAACACTTGACAGATCACGCTGGCCGACATTGTCTACTGAAACGATCACAGACTCGAGCATTGAGGTGGAAGGCCAACATCCAACCTGGAAAATCCTCAAAACTCGCGATCGTGTCGGCAAAGATGAAATTGTCGGTGAGATTACGGGCAAGCTTGGTTTCTTACGCGACTATTGTCTTGACCCCAGTAATCGATGGCAAGAGCTTCGTCATCCTGAGCCCTTTGTCTTTTTCCACCCTCAGCTCCCAATCTACATTGATAGTCGGCATGAGGGAAGCGTGCTCCGCTACGTGCGGCGCTCCTGCCGGCCGAATGTTACCATGAAAACCTACATCACGAATCAGGTAGAGTACCACTTCTGCTTTGTTGCGAAGGAAGACATCGCTGCGGACTCGGAAATTACGGCCATGTGGTACCTAGATCCTCAACTCTTTGAGTCTACCAATGGTATAGTCAAGCAGGAGGCCAGTGACAGCACGCACGATGCGCCTGCCATTTGCATCAGTAATGTCCTCGCCCACTTTGGTGGATGCGCCTGCGTCCCTCCCGCGAACTGTTTGCTGTCCAGCGTTGATCGACGACGTCACCCAAAGTTGATGGATGCGAACGCGAAACAGCCGAGTGCTAAGcgaaagaagacaaagccCAAGGCGAATATTTCTCCGCCTGCAACCACAAGTCGGGCGGGTAGTGAGACCACTAAGAaccttgatgaagatgaccagGCTGATAGCCGTTCTGCATCGGGGTCTATCCGAGGTCAAACTCGCAGTCGGGATCTCACCCCTACTTTACAGACTCCTACGGAAGCGTTTTTGCTCGGGGAATCGGAACTTTCGGCTCGAGACAAGCGTAAGATCGCtgcagcagagaagaagtTTCAACAACTGGAGCAGGACCAAGCATCAcacagaaagaagaaacggGCTAGTGGTCAATCCAGCCATGCTCCACGCGAGCGCCAGTCATATTCTCCTCCCTCGGGCGGACCTGTGGGCTCGCTTTCCGGAATGCGTCACAGCTCACCGCGCAAAACATCCGGCAGTCACAGCACACCTGGGCGGTCTCCTCTGGGGCGTTCACATTACGTGGACTCCGCTATACAGACCGAGCCGGATGCTAGCGATGGTGTGGTTTCGCCTTCCCTGCCTTCCCCTCGTCGACCTTGTTTCGTGCCCTTGACTCAACGTTTGCTGAAAAGATGCTATTCTGATCGTATCAAGCTTGAGCAAAGCAGCCCATCCCCTGTTACTCCTCGAACTTCTCTTCTCGAGCATTCTGACTCTTCACCGACTTCCACGAGCCCGCATGAGGCAGCGCCATTAACAGCCACAACCCCCAGCATATCCGCCGACATCCAGGACACAGAGATGAGGGATGTTGATTCGCCAGTAGAGACCTCGCCATCCCATTCCGTTACACATCTCGATGCATCTCCCTTGTCAGGACGGGGATCGGTCAAGCCGCCCGTGCCGCCCCCTTGGCCATCAACTGCAGCGCACAACGCTCGGATACCTAGTAATATTGTGCATAAACAGCGCAACACTAGTCTCCGCGTTCCTCTGCCCCCCGCAACGCTACCCCCGCCCCCTTCGGCCACCAGCCCCGGGTCTACAGCCCCATCGGTGTTGTCCTCACCTTCAACTGATGTGACTTCGCAACCCCACATTCCCACCACGCCGGTGTCTGGCGTGGCAGGCCCTAGTCCAGTGAAAAAGAAACTCAGTTTGGGTGACTATCTCATTCGCCGGGGCACCATGACCACGCCTACGTCTGAGAAGACTCAAGCTCAGGCTACCGCAATGCTACCGCCCACACCACCTGTACCGCCTCCGACCAGCCGTgatggagctgctgctgggcacAACTCTTCCGCGGCGGCCAAGGCGACCGGCGACGAAGTGCCGAAGCCAGAACGGGAGCCGCAGGATGTCAGCATGAAGGATATACCCGGAGCTACGCAGACTTCACACATACCCTCAGCGACGTGA